The Crocosphaera sp. UHCC 0190 DNA window AAAAAACTACCTTAAAAAAGTCCCATCACAGACACATTAATTTAGCAGGTTTAGTAAAATGGTACAAGCCAAACTCGGCGATACAGTCAAGGTAAACTATACGGGTAAGTTGGAAGACGGGACAGTGTTTGATTCTTCGGTTGATCGTGATCCCTTAGAATTCGCTGTGGGAGAAGGCCAGGTGATTGCTGGTTTTGAGGAAGCAGTGGTGGGAATGAATCTAGGAGATGCCAAAACTGTGACCATACCCTCTGATCAAGCTTATGGCCCTTATCATGAAGAATTAGTGATGATTGTTGAAGAACAACAAATGCCACCAGAATTAGTTATAGAAGTCGGCCAGCAATTACAAATGCGTCATCCCAGTGGTCAAGTGATTCCTGTGGTGATTACCAATGTTTCTGATGCTCAAGTCACTTTGGATGCAAATCATCCCTTAGCGGGAGAGGATTTAACCTTTGAAATTGAATTGGTCGAAATTCAATAAATTAAGTCAACAATTATAGGGCGGTAATCTTGATTATCGCTTCTTTGTCGGTTTTCCAGTATTATGAAAAGTCCCCAAAAATCTCCAACCCCAGAACAAATTATTCAGCAACTAAAAGCTGAGATTGATCATTTAAAGGCGGCGAAACAAGAAGCGTTGAAAAGTCAAGAAGATCTGCGAGAAAGTGAAGAACGTTGGCAATTAGTTTTAAAGGGAACGAATGAGGGAATTTGGGACTGGAACTTGAAAAATGATGAGATGTTTTTTTCTGCTCGTTGGAAAGAAATGTTAGGCTATGAAGATGAAGAATTGCCGAATCATATTGATACTTGGAAACAATTAATTCATCCACAAGATACAGAAAAAGTATTGAAAATTGTCCAAGAATATTTAGATAAAAAAACCGATCATTACCGTGCTGAATTTCGCTTAAGATGTCAAGATGGTAGTTATAAATGGATTCTTTCTAGGGGACAAGCTTTATGGGATAAGGGTGGA harbors:
- a CDS encoding peptidylprolyl isomerase, which gives rise to MVQAKLGDTVKVNYTGKLEDGTVFDSSVDRDPLEFAVGEGQVIAGFEEAVVGMNLGDAKTVTIPSDQAYGPYHEELVMIVEEQQMPPELVIEVGQQLQMRHPSGQVIPVVITNVSDAQVTLDANHPLAGEDLTFEIELVEIQ